The following are from one region of the Pectobacterium actinidiae genome:
- a CDS encoding DUF3561 family protein, with protein sequence MQNATQLTISKTRPAQQEEDDGVSYLFMGAVTGFSFYWLAFTIPFLVYGSNTTFFFMLYTWPFFLALMPFSVLVGVGFSFLLRGYLFYTLFATGLTVVCLFWLVFSFLTGW encoded by the coding sequence ATGCAAAATGCCACGCAGTTAACGATTAGCAAGACTCGGCCAGCGCAACAAGAAGAAGATGACGGTGTCTCCTACCTGTTTATGGGGGCGGTCACGGGGTTCTCTTTTTATTGGTTGGCCTTTACTATCCCTTTTCTGGTATACGGCTCCAATACTACGTTTTTCTTCATGCTCTACACCTGGCCGTTTTTTCTGGCGCTGATGCCGTTTTCAGTGCTGGTTGGTGTCGGGTTTAGCTTTCTGCTGAGAGGCTATCTTTTTTATACGCTTTTTGCGACAGGGCTGACGGTGGTCTGCCTGTTCTGGTTGGTATTTTCTTTCCTGACGGGGTGGTAA
- the cysC gene encoding adenylyl-sulfate kinase encodes MRWCVATSHIGVLAICWEANNVSLRDEPTDDNVVWHAHDVTRESREALHGHQGVVIWFTGLSGSGKSTLAGALEQALHQRGVSTYLLDGDNVRHGLCRDLGFTDDDRRENIRRVGEVAKLMVDAGLVVLTAFISPHRAERKMVQDLLGEGQFIEVFVDTPLATCEARDPKGLYKKARAGELRNFTGIDSAYEAPEAPDSHLDGEQLVTNLTDQLLDLLGKRAIIKL; translated from the coding sequence ATGCGCTGGTGCGTCGCCACTTCCCACATTGGGGTGCTCGCGATCTGCTGGGAGGCAAATAACGTGTCTTTACGCGATGAGCCGACTGACGATAACGTCGTCTGGCATGCGCACGATGTTACCCGAGAGTCGCGCGAAGCTCTGCATGGTCATCAGGGCGTCGTTATCTGGTTTACCGGGTTGTCTGGATCCGGTAAATCCACGCTGGCGGGAGCGCTGGAACAGGCGCTACATCAGCGTGGCGTCAGCACCTATCTGCTGGATGGTGACAATGTGCGTCACGGTTTGTGCCGCGACTTAGGTTTCACCGACGACGATCGGCGCGAAAACATCCGTCGCGTGGGGGAAGTTGCTAAGCTGATGGTGGATGCGGGGCTGGTTGTCCTGACCGCGTTTATCTCGCCGCACCGCGCGGAGCGTAAAATGGTGCAGGATTTACTGGGCGAAGGGCAGTTCATCGAAGTCTTCGTGGATACCCCGTTAGCGACCTGTGAAGCGCGCGATCCCAAAGGATTGTATAAAAAAGCCCGTGCGGGAGAGCTGCGTAATTTCACAGGGATTGACTCGGCGTATGAAGCACCGGAAGCGCCGGATAGTCATCTGGATGGCGAACAATTAGTAACAAATTTGACAGACCAATTGTTAGATCTGCTTGGCAAGCGAGCTATTATCAAGCTCTGA
- the cysN gene encoding sulfate adenylyltransferase subunit CysN, which produces MNNAIAQQIAEQGGVEAYLHAQQDKTLLRFLTCGSVDDGKSTLIGRLLHDTRQIYEDQLSTLHNDSKRIGTQGEKLDLALLVDGLQAEREQGITIDVAYRYFSTEKRKFIIADTPGHEQYTRNMATGASTCELAILLIDARKGVLDQTRRHSFIATLLGIRDLVVAVNKMDLVDYQQTVFEQFKQDYLDFAQQLPADLNITFVPISALDGDNVATPSTTMGWYTGPTLLDVLETVNVAQRTLEQPMRFPVQYVNRPNLDFRGYAGTLASGIIRVGQRVKVLPSGVESTVSRIVTFDGDLPQAQAGEAITLVLADEVDISRGDLLVDSSESLKAVQHALVDVVWMAEQPLVPGQSYDIKIGGKKTRARVENIQYQVEINTLTQRVAENLPLNGIGSVELIFDEPLVLDNYQNNAVTGGMIFIDRLSNVTVGAGLVREPIEQVYQEPGAHSAFELELNALVRRHFPHWGARDLLGGK; this is translated from the coding sequence ATCAACAATGCGATTGCACAGCAGATCGCCGAGCAGGGCGGTGTGGAAGCGTATTTACACGCGCAGCAGGATAAAACGCTGCTGCGTTTCCTGACCTGCGGCAGCGTCGATGACGGAAAAAGTACGCTGATTGGCCGGTTGTTGCATGATACGCGCCAAATTTATGAAGATCAGCTCAGTACGCTGCACAATGACAGCAAGCGTATTGGAACGCAGGGCGAAAAGCTGGATCTGGCTCTGCTGGTCGATGGGCTTCAGGCCGAGCGTGAACAGGGCATCACCATTGACGTGGCTTACCGCTATTTTTCTACGGAAAAGCGCAAATTCATCATCGCCGATACGCCGGGACACGAGCAATACACCCGCAACATGGCGACCGGCGCATCAACCTGCGAGCTGGCGATTCTGCTGATTGACGCTCGCAAAGGCGTATTGGATCAAACCCGTCGTCACAGCTTTATTGCGACCCTGCTGGGGATTCGCGATCTGGTGGTGGCGGTGAACAAAATGGACTTAGTGGATTATCAGCAAACGGTGTTTGAGCAGTTTAAGCAGGATTATCTGGATTTTGCTCAACAATTACCTGCCGATCTGAATATCACCTTTGTGCCGATTTCCGCGCTGGATGGCGACAATGTTGCGACGCCGAGTACGACGATGGGCTGGTATACCGGGCCGACGCTGTTGGACGTGCTGGAAACGGTCAATGTGGCACAGCGCACGCTGGAACAGCCGATGCGCTTCCCGGTGCAATATGTGAACCGCCCGAATCTGGATTTCCGTGGCTACGCAGGAACGCTGGCATCCGGCATCATCCGCGTTGGGCAACGGGTTAAAGTGCTGCCGTCCGGCGTAGAATCCACCGTCAGCCGTATTGTGACCTTTGACGGTGATTTGCCGCAGGCGCAGGCGGGTGAAGCGATTACGCTGGTGCTGGCTGATGAAGTGGATATCAGCCGCGGTGATCTGCTGGTCGATAGCAGCGAATCGCTGAAAGCGGTACAACATGCGCTGGTGGATGTCGTCTGGATGGCGGAGCAGCCGCTGGTGCCGGGACAAAGCTACGACATCAAGATTGGCGGTAAGAAAACGCGTGCCCGGGTCGAGAATATTCAGTATCAGGTTGAGATCAATACGCTGACGCAGCGCGTAGCGGAGAACCTGCCGCTGAATGGTATCGGTTCGGTTGAGCTGATTTTTGATGAACCGCTGGTGTTGGACAACTATCAGAACAACGCGGTGACGGGCGGGATGATCTTCATCGATCGTCTGAGCAACGTCACGGTGGGCGCGGGTCTGGTGCGGGAACCTATCGAACAGGTGTATCAGGAGCCGGGTGCGCACAGCGCGTTTGAGCTGGAACTGAATGCGCTGGTGCGTCGCCACTTCCCACATTGGGGTGCTCGCGATCTGCTGGGAGGCAAATAA
- the cysD gene encoding sulfate adenylyltransferase subunit CysD, which translates to MDEKRLTHLRQLEAESIHIIREVAAEFSNPVMMYSIGKDSSVMLHLARKAFYPGSLPFPLLHVDTGWKFREMYEFRDRTAKAYGCELLVHRNPQGEALGINPFVHGSAKHTDIMKTEGLKQALDKYGFDAAFGGARRDEEKSRAKERIYSFRDRFHRWDPKNQRPELWHNYNGQINKGESIRVFPLSNWTELDIWQYIYLENIDIVPLYLAAPRPVVERDGMLMMVDDDRIDLQPGEVIEQRMVRFRTLGCWPLTGAVASEAQTLPEIIEEMLVSTTSERQGRVIDRDQAGSMELKKRQGYF; encoded by the coding sequence ATGGACGAGAAACGACTCACGCATTTACGGCAGCTTGAAGCCGAAAGCATTCACATCATCCGCGAAGTGGCGGCCGAGTTCAGTAATCCGGTGATGATGTACTCCATCGGCAAAGACTCTTCGGTGATGCTGCATCTGGCGCGCAAGGCGTTCTACCCGGGATCGCTGCCTTTCCCGCTGCTGCACGTCGATACCGGCTGGAAATTTCGTGAAATGTACGAATTCCGCGACCGTACGGCAAAGGCCTACGGCTGTGAACTGCTGGTGCACCGCAATCCGCAGGGTGAAGCGCTGGGGATTAACCCCTTTGTACACGGCAGCGCCAAGCACACCGATATCATGAAAACGGAAGGGCTGAAGCAGGCGCTGGATAAATACGGTTTTGATGCCGCGTTTGGCGGGGCACGCCGCGACGAAGAGAAGTCGCGTGCCAAAGAGCGTATTTACTCCTTCCGCGACCGTTTCCACCGTTGGGATCCGAAGAACCAGCGCCCGGAGCTGTGGCATAACTACAACGGCCAGATTAATAAAGGCGAGAGCATCCGCGTTTTCCCGCTATCCAACTGGACCGAACTGGATATCTGGCAATACATCTATCTGGAAAACATCGATATTGTTCCGCTGTATCTGGCCGCCCCGCGTCCGGTGGTGGAACGCGATGGCATGCTGATGATGGTGGATGACGATCGCATCGATCTGCAACCGGGCGAAGTGATCGAACAACGCATGGTGCGATTCCGCACGCTGGGCTGCTGGCCGCTGACGGGGGCGGTAGCATCGGAGGCGCAGACGCTACCGGAAATCATCGAAGAGATGCTGGTTTCCACGACCAGTGAGCGTCAGGGAAGGGTAATTGACCGCGATCAGGCCGGTTCAATGGAGCTGAAAAAGCGTCAAGGGTATTTCTGA
- the cysG gene encoding siroheme synthase CysG, whose protein sequence is MNYLPIFADLRQRPVLVVGGGEVATRKIDLLQRAGAEIKIVAQALAEPLAAQHQAGQVEWLAQSFTPELLSGVFLVIAATDDAELNAAVFEAANQRHLLVNVVDDQPKCSFIFPSIVDRSPLVVAISSGGQAPVLARLLREKLESLLPASLGTMADIAGSWRDRIKTRLHSMPARRRFWERLFVGRFASLVSAGQVAQAEDELQQQLMHQQDEQQQPAATRGEVALVGAGPGDAGLLTLRGLQVMQQADVVLYDHLVSAEVLDLVRRDAERICVGKRASTHSLPQDEINQLLVKLAQEGKRVVRLKGGDPFIFGRGGEELQAVAQAGLTFQVVPGVTAAAGVTAYAGIPLTHRDYAQSVLFITGHCRPDGDALDWSTLARGRQTLAIYMGTMKAAEISQQLIAHGRSSQTPVAVISRGTRHDQQVQIGTLHELEHLARQAPTPALLVIGEVVDLHHQIAWFGQTTPTVPQDSRPAVVNLA, encoded by the coding sequence GTGAACTATCTCCCTATATTTGCCGATCTTCGTCAGCGTCCGGTACTGGTTGTTGGCGGCGGCGAGGTTGCTACGCGCAAAATCGATCTGCTGCAACGCGCGGGTGCGGAGATAAAAATTGTCGCACAGGCTCTGGCTGAACCGTTGGCGGCGCAGCATCAGGCCGGGCAGGTTGAATGGCTGGCGCAATCTTTTACGCCAGAGCTGTTATCCGGTGTATTTCTGGTGATTGCCGCAACGGATGACGCCGAGCTGAATGCGGCGGTGTTTGAGGCGGCCAACCAGCGTCATTTGCTGGTGAACGTGGTGGACGATCAGCCAAAGTGCTCGTTTATTTTCCCCTCGATTGTCGATCGTTCTCCGCTGGTGGTGGCGATTTCCTCGGGTGGACAGGCACCCGTGCTGGCGCGATTGCTGCGTGAAAAGCTGGAATCATTGCTGCCTGCCAGTTTGGGTACGATGGCGGATATTGCCGGAAGCTGGCGCGACAGAATTAAAACCCGGCTGCATTCGATGCCGGCACGCCGTCGTTTTTGGGAGCGGCTGTTTGTCGGACGCTTCGCTTCGCTGGTGTCCGCTGGGCAGGTGGCGCAGGCCGAAGACGAATTGCAACAGCAGCTTATGCATCAGCAAGACGAACAGCAGCAGCCAGCGGCGACGCGTGGTGAAGTCGCGTTGGTTGGTGCCGGTCCCGGCGATGCGGGCTTGCTTACGCTGCGTGGATTGCAGGTGATGCAGCAGGCTGACGTGGTGCTGTATGACCATTTGGTTAGCGCCGAGGTATTGGATTTGGTGCGTCGCGATGCCGAACGCATCTGCGTCGGAAAACGCGCCAGTACGCATTCGTTGCCGCAGGATGAGATTAATCAGCTCTTGGTGAAGCTGGCACAGGAAGGGAAGCGGGTCGTGCGCCTGAAAGGTGGCGATCCTTTCATTTTTGGCCGCGGCGGCGAAGAGTTGCAAGCGGTAGCGCAGGCAGGGCTTACGTTTCAGGTGGTGCCCGGCGTAACAGCCGCAGCAGGCGTGACGGCGTATGCGGGGATCCCGTTAACGCACCGTGACTACGCGCAGAGCGTACTTTTTATTACCGGACACTGCCGCCCGGATGGTGACGCGTTGGATTGGTCGACGTTGGCGCGTGGACGTCAGACGCTGGCGATTTACATGGGAACGATGAAGGCCGCCGAGATTTCGCAGCAGCTGATCGCGCATGGCCGTTCATCGCAGACGCCTGTCGCCGTGATCAGCCGCGGCACCCGACACGATCAGCAGGTGCAAATTGGTACGCTGCATGAGTTAGAACATTTGGCACGGCAAGCGCCGACACCGGCGCTGCTGGTGATTGGCGAGGTGGTGGATTTGCACCATCAGATTGCCTGGTTTGGTCAGACAACGCCGACGGTGCCGCAAGACAGCCGCCCAGCGGTAGTAAACTTGGCTTAA